TTTGCCACCGTGGCCGGGCTCTGTGTGAGACTCCTTAAGGCCGCCCTGGACGAAATTCCGACCCGCTATGAAGAAGTAGCCCGCAGCCTAGGGGCCACGCCGCTCAGGGCCTTTCTTACCGTGACCCTTCCCCTCTGTCGGCGGGGGCTCCTTTCGGCCCTGGTCCTCACCTGGGCCAAGGCCCTGGGGGAGTTTGGAGCCACCTTTACCGTAGCCGGTTCCATGCCCTTCCGCACGGAGACCCTCCCCATCGCCATCTACCTCCATCTTTCCAGCGCAGATCTTCAGGCCGCGGCCCTTCTCACCCTGGTCCTGGTAATCACCGGCCTGGGAATCCTCTATCTGGTAAGGGTTCTGGGGCGTGCTTGAAGTCAGGGATCTTTCGGCCCGGGCCGGAAGCTTCTTCCTCGAGAGGGTCTCCTTCGCCCTTGACCGGGGACAAACCCTGGCCATAGTAGGTCCTACCGGGGCGGGAAAGACCCTTCTTCTGGAGACCCTTCTCGGCTTGAGACCCCGGCTGGCGGGGACCATCCGGGTGGAGGAGCGTCGAGTGGAAGGGCTTCCGGTAGAACAGCGAAGGCTGGCCTATCTTCCCCAGGATTTGGCCCTCTTTCCCCATCTTTCCGTGGAAGAAAATATCTTTTACGGACCCCGGGTTTCCCAACGACGGCCCCCTCCGGAAATGGAAGAGATTCTGGAAGTGCTCGGTCTTCGGGATCTTCTTCACCGCAAAGTGGATGGCCTTTCCGGCGGGGAGCGTCAGCGGGTAGCCCTGGCCCGGGCCCTGGCTGCCGGGGCCCGGGTCCTTCTCCTGGACGAACCCCTCTCGGCCCTGCACGAGGCCCTTCGGCGCGAGCTCTGGCTCCTTCTGCGTGAAATGCAGCAGCGCTACGGTCTCACCTATCTCCTGGTAACCCACGACCTCGAAGAGGCCTTCTTTCTGGGCCATCGGGTAGGAGTCCTGATGGGGGGAAGACTCCTGCGGGAGGGGCCCGCGGAGGAAATCTGGCGCGACCCCCGACATCCGGAAGTAGCCCGCTTTCTCGGAGTGCGCAACCTCTTTTGCGGGGTCCTCCAGCGGAAAGACCAGCGTCTTTTCGTGGAAGTCCCGGGACTCGGATCCTTGACCATCTGGGGCCGGAAAGGACCCCACGAGGGAGAAATCATGATCGGGATCCGTCCCGAAGAGATCATCTTCCTACGGGAAGAACGCCTGAAAAAGGAGCAGGAAAATCTCTTCCGGGTTCGGGTCAAGGATCTCTTTTCCGTCCGGGAAAGCTGGTGGGTGGTGCTGGAGGCCGAAAGAGGGGCCCGGCTTGAGGCCCGCCTTCCGGATTTTGCCCTGCACAAGCTCGGCCTTTTTCCAGGGTGCAAGGCCCTTATAATTTTGCCTGCGGAAAAACTCCTCCTGCTCCGGCCCCTCTGACCGGAAGGGCTTTTGTGGTAGTTTTCCAAAAAGTAGGAGGTGGCTATGGACCCCAAACGTGTCCTGGAAATTGATCGCCGGCACCTCTGGCACCCTTACACTCAGATGAAGGATTATGAAGATCGCCATCCCCCGGTGATCACCCGCGCCCGAGGTCTCAAGCTTTACGCCGCCGATGGTCGCGAATTTTACGACACCATCTCCTCCTGGTGGTGTAACCTCCACGGACACCTCCATCCGGCCTTAAATCAGGCCCTCATTGAACAGCTCCAACGCCTGGAGCACGTGAATTTCGCAGGATTCACCCACCCTTACGCCGCGGAGGTGGTGGAACGGCTGCTCAGATTTTTACCCCCGGAACTCTCCCGCTTTTTCTTCTCCGACAACGGTTCCACCGCGGTGGAGGTGGCCCTGAAGATGGCCTTTCAGTTCTGGCAGAACCTGGGCGAGACCCGGCGCACGCGCTTTCTGGCCCTCCGAGAGGCCTATCACGGGGATACCCTGGGGGCAGTGAGCGTGGGCGGGGTGGATCTCTTTTTCCGGCTCTACCGGCCGCTTACCTTCGAGGCCCTGCGGGCCCCCGCTCCCTACTGTTATCGCTGCCCGGAAAACCCGAAACACCGTTTCACCCTGGAGGCCTCCGAGCCTTCCTGCGGCCTTTCCTGCCTTTCGGCCCTGGAAGAAATCCTTTCCGCCCACGCCGAAGAACTCTGCGCGGTGATCGTAGAGCCCCGGCTTTTGGCCGCCGGAGGCATGCTGGTCTATCCCGCGGAGTATCTACGGGGCCTGAGGGAACTCTGCGACCGCTATCGGGTGCTCCTTATCTTTGACGAGGTAGCCACAGGCTTTGGTCGTACCGGCTACATGTTTGCCTTCGAGAGCGCCGGAGTGGTCCCGGACCTCCTCTGTCTCTCCAAGGGGCTTACCGCAGGCTACCTCCCCCTGGCCCTTACGGTAACCACCGAGGAGGTCTTCCAGGCCTTTTACGCCGACTGGCGCGAGGGCAAGACCTTCTATCACGGACACACCTTCACCGCCAATCCCCTGGCCTGTGCGGTGGCGGCAGCCAACCTGCGCCTTTTCGAGGAGGAAAGACCCCTGGAGAAGGGCCGAAAAGTGCGGGAATTTTTCCACCGCCGACTGCGGGAACTCTTTTCCGAACGGCCCTATGTGGGGGACATTCGCTACCTGGGCTACGTAGGGGCCCTGGAACTGGTGCGGGACCGGGAAACGGCCGAGCCCTTCCC
This portion of the Thermosulfurimonas marina genome encodes:
- a CDS encoding ABC transporter ATP-binding protein, which produces MLEVRDLSARAGSFFLERVSFALDRGQTLAIVGPTGAGKTLLLETLLGLRPRLAGTIRVEERRVEGLPVEQRRLAYLPQDLALFPHLSVEENIFYGPRVSQRRPPPEMEEILEVLGLRDLLHRKVDGLSGGERQRVALARALAAGARVLLLDEPLSALHEALRRELWLLLREMQQRYGLTYLLVTHDLEEAFFLGHRVGVLMGGRLLREGPAEEIWRDPRHPEVARFLGVRNLFCGVLQRKDQRLFVEVPGLGSLTIWGRKGPHEGEIMIGIRPEEIIFLREERLKKEQENLFRVRVKDLFSVRESWWVVLEAERGARLEARLPDFALHKLGLFPGCKALIILPAEKLLLLRPL
- the bioA gene encoding adenosylmethionine--8-amino-7-oxononanoate transaminase translates to MDPKRVLEIDRRHLWHPYTQMKDYEDRHPPVITRARGLKLYAADGREFYDTISSWWCNLHGHLHPALNQALIEQLQRLEHVNFAGFTHPYAAEVVERLLRFLPPELSRFFFSDNGSTAVEVALKMAFQFWQNLGETRRTRFLALREAYHGDTLGAVSVGGVDLFFRLYRPLTFEALRAPAPYCYRCPENPKHRFTLEASEPSCGLSCLSALEEILSAHAEELCAVIVEPRLLAAGGMLVYPAEYLRGLRELCDRYRVLLIFDEVATGFGRTGYMFAFESAGVVPDLLCLSKGLTAGYLPLALTVTTEEVFQAFYADWREGKTFYHGHTFTANPLACAVAAANLRLFEEERPLEKGRKVREFFHRRLRELFSERPYVGDIRYLGYVGALELVRDRETAEPFPAERRLGFQIYMASLEEGLVLRPLGDVIYWFLPLCVTEEELEDILTRSLRVIDRVVKENLR